From one Microbacterium sp. 10M-3C3 genomic stretch:
- a CDS encoding GNAT family N-acetyltransferase produces MTIRVEPATSDRWADVRAAFGPVASRADSCWCQRFRRHDGPSNEVALHHEVERAVVPIGVIAYLDGGPVGWSRVVPRASLPGITENAALRRLLSDDPHACWVAWVNDRREARGQGVGAALLLRAIAHAREHGASVLDGHPVDTALSTSRPAASALFTGTVSMFVEAGFHEIGRTCRTRPVMRVELDAADPTPRERPGAN; encoded by the coding sequence ATGACCATTCGTGTCGAACCGGCGACGAGCGACCGGTGGGCCGACGTCCGCGCCGCTTTCGGCCCCGTCGCGTCGAGGGCGGACTCGTGCTGGTGCCAGCGGTTCCGACGGCACGACGGGCCGTCGAACGAGGTCGCCCTGCATCACGAGGTGGAAAGAGCAGTCGTCCCCATCGGCGTGATCGCCTACCTTGACGGAGGCCCGGTGGGCTGGAGCCGTGTCGTGCCGCGCGCGTCGCTGCCCGGCATCACGGAGAACGCAGCGCTGCGCCGGCTCCTGAGCGACGACCCGCACGCCTGTTGGGTCGCGTGGGTGAACGACCGGCGCGAGGCGCGCGGACAGGGGGTGGGCGCAGCGCTCCTCCTCCGCGCCATCGCGCACGCCCGCGAACACGGTGCATCCGTGCTCGACGGCCACCCCGTCGACACCGCACTCTCGACTTCACGCCCGGCCGCCTCGGCGCTGTTCACCGGCACGGTGTCGATGTTCGTCGAGGCCGGCTTCCACGAGATCGGGCGCACCTGCCGCACGCGCCCCGTCATGCGGGTGGAACTCGACGCGGCAGATCCCACCCCTCGCGAGCGCCCCGGAGCCAACTGA
- the sigK gene encoding ECF RNA polymerase sigma factor SigK — MLVDVVIDGVEVSEHADEPVDHIAGLLARIAAGDQQAFAELYDLMSSRVFGLIRRVLVDPSHSEEVLQEVFLEVWQSAGKFAPNRGQGRSWLLTIAHRRAVDRVRSSQASTDRDVRVGFRDIEAPRDDVAENVELRIEGRRVVEALATLPEAQREALTLAYYGGYSQSEIAALVGAPLGTIKTRMRDGLSRLRNEMGVSV, encoded by the coding sequence ATGCTGGTGGATGTGGTGATCGACGGCGTGGAAGTGTCCGAGCACGCCGACGAGCCCGTCGACCACATCGCGGGACTCCTTGCCCGCATCGCCGCCGGTGACCAGCAGGCCTTCGCCGAGCTCTACGACCTCATGTCGTCGCGCGTGTTCGGGCTCATCCGTCGCGTCCTCGTGGATCCGTCCCATAGCGAGGAAGTGCTGCAGGAGGTCTTCCTGGAGGTGTGGCAATCCGCGGGGAAGTTCGCTCCGAACAGAGGGCAAGGACGTTCGTGGCTTCTGACCATCGCCCACCGGCGAGCGGTCGACCGAGTGCGGTCGTCACAAGCGAGCACCGACCGCGACGTGCGGGTGGGCTTCCGCGACATCGAGGCACCGCGCGATGATGTAGCGGAGAACGTGGAGCTGCGCATCGAGGGGCGGCGCGTGGTGGAAGCGCTCGCGACGCTGCCCGAAGCGCAGCGCGAAGCGCTCACGCTGGCCTACTACGGCGGGTACAGCCAGAGCGAGATCGCGGCCCTCGTGGGAGCGCCGCTGGGAACGATCAAGACGAGAATGCGAGACGGCTTGAGCCGGTTGAGGAACGAGATGGGGGTGAGCGTGTGA
- a CDS encoding anti-sigma factor encodes MNIDEFGELSAAAALGALTPDEQRAYDAALREHPEWVHIVRADVETAVLLASATDPVDPPAHIRGALLARIGAAAVSPAASETDPAEEDYAAAGATPVEPVHAEPQTAVAAGGSGWGPRSWFALAASLVLLLALGFGAVSLGQYLNRPAAVVALEQIEQAPDAASASVDLGDGGVATAHWSEQLGRAVLVSDDMPQLASDKSYELWLIRDGQPLAAGLMDVSGGASSAVIEGTYEAGDVIAVTIEQAGGSPDGTPSGAPIVAIPTA; translated from the coding sequence GTGAACATCGACGAGTTCGGCGAGCTGTCGGCCGCTGCGGCGCTGGGCGCGCTCACGCCCGACGAGCAGCGCGCGTACGACGCCGCGCTGCGCGAGCACCCCGAGTGGGTGCACATCGTCCGCGCCGACGTCGAGACGGCCGTGCTCCTCGCCTCCGCCACCGACCCGGTCGACCCGCCCGCCCACATCCGCGGGGCTCTGCTCGCGCGGATCGGCGCGGCCGCCGTGTCGCCCGCCGCATCGGAGACCGACCCCGCCGAGGAGGACTACGCCGCAGCGGGTGCGACCCCCGTCGAGCCCGTGCACGCCGAGCCGCAGACGGCCGTCGCGGCGGGCGGATCCGGCTGGGGCCCGCGGTCGTGGTTCGCCCTCGCCGCATCCCTGGTCCTGCTCCTCGCGCTCGGCTTCGGCGCCGTCTCGCTCGGCCAGTACCTCAACCGCCCGGCGGCCGTCGTCGCGCTCGAGCAGATCGAGCAGGCGCCGGATGCGGCGTCGGCGAGCGTCGACCTCGGAGACGGGGGCGTGGCGACCGCGCACTGGTCCGAGCAGCTCGGGCGGGCGGTGCTGGTGTCGGATGACATGCCGCAGCTGGCGAGCGACAAGTCGTACGAGCTGTGGCTCATCCGCGACGGCCAGCCGCTCGCGGCCGGCCTCATGGACGTGTCGGGCGGCGCCAGCTCCGCCGTCATCGAGGGCACCTACGAGGCGGGCGATGTGATCGCCGTGACGATCGAGCAGGCGGGCGGCTCGCCCGACGGCACCCCGTCCGGCGCCCCGATCGTCGCGATCCCGACGGCTTGA